In the genome of Pigmentiphaga litoralis, one region contains:
- the trxA gene encoding thioredoxin TrxA, producing the protein MSDAIKHVSDSSFDADVIQASGPVLVDYWAEWCGPCKMIAPILEEAAGTYQGKITIAKLNVDDNNATAAKYGIRGIPTLMLFKDGQVVATKVGALSKSQLTAFIDSAI; encoded by the coding sequence ATGAGCGACGCGATCAAGCACGTGAGCGACTCCAGCTTCGATGCCGACGTAATCCAGGCATCGGGTCCGGTCCTTGTAGACTACTGGGCTGAATGGTGTGGTCCCTGCAAGATGATTGCCCCGATTCTTGAAGAAGCCGCGGGCACCTATCAGGGCAAGATCACCATTGCCAAGCTGAACGTCGACGACAACAATGCCACGGCCGCCAAGTACGGCATCCGCGGTATTCCGACGCTGATGCTGTTCAAGGACGGCCAGGTCGTTGCGACCAAGGTCGGCGCCCTTTCCAAGTCCCAACTGACGGCCTTCATCGACAGCGCCATCTGA
- the rho gene encoding transcription termination factor Rho, which produces MHLNELKAQHVSQLLELAATLEIENASRLRKQELMFAIMKRRAKQGEPIFGDGVLEVLPDGFGFLRSPDTSYLASTDDIYISPSQIRRFNLHTGDSIEGEVRTPKDGERYFALVKVDKVNGQAPESMKHRIMFENLTPLHPNKPLRLERDIKSEENLTGRIMDIFSPIGKGQRGLLVASPKSGKTVMMQHIAHAITSNHPDITMIVLMIDERPEEVTEMQRSVRGEVVASTFDEPATRHVQVAEMVIEKAKRLVELKKDVVILLDSITRLARAYNTVVPASGKVLTGGVDANALQRPKRFFGAARNIEEGGSLTIIGTALIETGSRMDDVIYEEFKGTGNSEVHLERRLAEKRVYPAMNLNKSGTRREELLIKPDVLAKVWVLRKFIFDMDEVQSMEFILDKMRSTKNNSEFFDLMKQGK; this is translated from the coding sequence ATGCATCTCAACGAACTCAAGGCGCAGCACGTTTCGCAGCTGCTTGAACTGGCCGCCACACTCGAAATCGAGAACGCGAGCCGTCTGCGCAAGCAAGAACTGATGTTCGCCATCATGAAGCGCCGGGCGAAGCAAGGTGAGCCGATTTTCGGCGACGGCGTACTCGAAGTGCTGCCCGACGGCTTCGGCTTCCTGCGGTCGCCCGACACTTCCTACCTTGCCAGTACCGACGACATCTATATCTCGCCGTCGCAGATCCGCCGCTTCAACCTGCACACTGGCGACTCGATCGAAGGCGAAGTCCGCACGCCCAAGGATGGCGAGCGCTACTTTGCCCTGGTCAAGGTCGACAAGGTGAACGGCCAGGCCCCCGAGAGCATGAAGCACCGCATCATGTTCGAAAACCTGACGCCGCTGCACCCGAACAAGCCGCTGCGCCTGGAACGCGACATCAAGAGCGAAGAAAACCTGACCGGCCGGATCATGGACATCTTCTCGCCAATCGGCAAAGGCCAGCGCGGCCTGCTGGTGGCAAGTCCCAAGTCCGGCAAGACGGTGATGATGCAGCACATCGCGCACGCCATCACGTCCAACCACCCCGACATCACCATGATCGTGCTGATGATCGACGAGCGTCCTGAAGAAGTGACCGAAATGCAGCGCTCGGTGCGCGGCGAAGTGGTCGCCTCGACGTTCGACGAACCCGCCACGCGTCACGTGCAGGTCGCCGAAATGGTCATCGAAAAGGCCAAGCGCCTGGTCGAACTCAAGAAAGACGTCGTGATCCTGCTGGACTCGATCACCCGCCTGGCCCGCGCCTACAACACGGTCGTGCCCGCGTCGGGCAAGGTCCTGACCGGCGGTGTCGACGCCAACGCCCTGCAGCGCCCCAAGCGCTTCTTCGGCGCCGCGCGCAACATCGAAGAAGGCGGTTCGCTGACCATCATCGGCACCGCGCTGATCGAAACCGGCAGCCGCATGGACGACGTGATCTACGAAGAATTCAAGGGTACGGGCAACTCCGAAGTCCACCTTGAACGCCGCCTGGCCGAAAAGCGCGTCTACCCGGCCATGAACCTGAACAAGTCGGGCACCCGCCGCGAAGAACTGCTGATCAAGCCGGACGTCCTGGCCAAGGTCTGGGTCCTGCGCAAGTTCATCTTCGACATGGACGAAGTGCAGTCGATGGAATTCATCCTCGACAAGATGCGCTCGACCAAGAACAACTCCGAGTTCTTCGATCTGATGAAGCAAGGCAAGTAA
- a CDS encoding LacI family DNA-binding transcriptional regulator, translating to MTPPKAATLHDVAREAGVSLITASRALSNPGVVSAKTIAKVQAAVDATGYIPNLLAGGLKSKRSLMVAGVVPALAVSQFLPTVQSLTNELSAAGYQLLLGQTNYDPDVEASVLNTMIGRQPDGIVITGLVQSEAARDKLRRSRIPVVETWDLSDQPIDKLVGFSHQKVGNALGEYFLKKGWTHIGIASGSDHRARMRRDGFIAALGREVPTAFVSPPSNLERGRRALADLLALEPRLDAVCCSSDQLAHGVMVEAQARGLRIPQDLAICGFGNADFSAHMVPSITTVHVDGPDIGRLAARLIIDQCRGAPIAESIIDVGFRIVERESTAG from the coding sequence GTGACCCCACCCAAAGCCGCCACCCTGCATGATGTTGCCCGCGAGGCCGGGGTATCGTTGATCACCGCGTCGCGCGCGCTCAGCAATCCCGGCGTTGTCTCGGCCAAGACCATCGCCAAGGTCCAGGCGGCAGTGGACGCCACCGGCTACATTCCCAATTTGCTCGCCGGCGGCCTCAAGTCCAAACGCAGCCTGATGGTCGCGGGCGTCGTGCCCGCCCTGGCCGTCTCGCAATTCCTGCCCACCGTGCAATCGCTGACGAACGAACTGAGCGCCGCCGGCTACCAGTTGCTGCTGGGGCAGACCAACTACGACCCGGATGTCGAAGCGTCGGTCCTGAACACCATGATCGGCCGCCAGCCCGACGGCATTGTCATCACCGGCCTGGTCCAGTCCGAAGCGGCTCGCGACAAATTGCGCCGGTCCCGCATCCCCGTGGTCGAAACCTGGGACCTGTCCGATCAACCCATCGACAAGCTGGTGGGCTTTTCGCACCAGAAGGTGGGCAACGCGCTGGGCGAATATTTCCTGAAGAAAGGCTGGACCCACATCGGTATCGCCAGCGGCAGCGACCACCGCGCCCGCATGCGCCGCGACGGCTTCATCGCCGCGCTGGGCCGCGAGGTGCCCACCGCCTTTGTCTCGCCGCCCAGCAACCTGGAACGCGGCCGCCGCGCCCTGGCCGACCTGCTCGCGCTCGAACCCCGCCTTGACGCTGTCTGCTGCAGCTCCGACCAGCTCGCCCACGGCGTCATGGTCGAAGCCCAGGCCCGCGGCCTGCGCATCCCGCAAGACCTGGCCATCTGCGGCTTCGGCAATGCCGACTTCAGCGCCCACATGGTCCCATCGATCACCACCGTCCACGTCGACGGCCCCGACATCGGCCGCCTCGCCGCCCGCCTCATCATCGACCAATGCCGCGGCGCCCCGATCGCCGAGTCGATCATCGATGTGGGGTTCAGGATCGTTGAGCGGGAATCGACGGCGGGGTAG
- a CDS encoding Bug family tripartite tricarboxylate transporter substrate binding protein — translation MKFLMSALAIGLTALTAQAPVHAQTNAATQASTWPDTPITLVVPFPPGGSTDQVARAISPILTEKFKQTFVVDNKAGATGTIGAAIVKRAAPDGHTFLVTSLGPLVITPHLIKGMQYDPMKDFDLITVAVQSPNILVVPTNSPHKSVADIIAFEKANPGKMTFASAGNGTSDHLTTELFWQQTGTSGSHIPYKGGAPAHLALMGSQVDASFQNINSVVGYIKGGKMRALAIASPTRSAVLPDVPTLSEAGIQNVDVTSWQAIVAPKGLSPAVRDKAHAAFVEALNDPKVKEQFTSIGFEMVTNTPAQFAEFQRKEYTRWKQVIETGKISIE, via the coding sequence ATGAAATTTCTGATGAGCGCCCTGGCCATCGGCCTGACTGCCTTGACCGCCCAAGCACCGGTCCATGCGCAGACCAACGCCGCAACTCAGGCCAGCACCTGGCCCGACACCCCGATCACGCTGGTCGTGCCCTTCCCACCGGGCGGATCGACCGACCAGGTGGCGCGCGCGATCAGCCCGATCCTGACGGAAAAGTTCAAGCAGACCTTCGTGGTGGACAACAAGGCGGGCGCCACGGGCACCATTGGCGCGGCCATCGTCAAGCGCGCGGCGCCGGATGGTCATACCTTCCTGGTGACGTCGCTGGGGCCGCTGGTGATCACGCCGCACCTGATCAAGGGCATGCAGTACGACCCGATGAAGGATTTCGACCTGATCACGGTGGCGGTGCAGTCGCCGAACATTCTGGTGGTGCCGACCAATTCACCGCACAAGAGCGTGGCGGACATCATCGCGTTCGAAAAGGCCAATCCCGGCAAGATGACGTTTGCGTCGGCCGGCAATGGCACCAGCGATCACCTGACCACCGAACTGTTCTGGCAACAGACCGGCACGTCGGGCTCGCACATTCCCTACAAGGGCGGCGCGCCGGCTCACCTGGCCTTGATGGGCAGCCAGGTGGATGCCTCGTTCCAGAACATCAATTCGGTCGTCGGCTACATCAAGGGCGGCAAGATGCGGGCCCTGGCAATTGCCAGTCCGACGCGTTCGGCGGTGTTGCCTGACGTGCCGACCCTGTCAGAAGCCGGCATCCAGAACGTGGACGTGACGTCGTGGCAAGCCATCGTCGCGCCCAAGGGCCTGTCGCCCGCCGTGCGGGACAAGGCGCACGCCGCATTCGTCGAAGCGCTGAATGATCCGAAGGTGAAGGAGCAGTTCACGTCGATCGGCTTCGAGATGGTCACCAACACGCCGGCGCAGTTTGCCGAGTTCCAGCGCAAGGAATACACGCGGTGGAAGCAGGTGATCGAGACCGGAAAGATCTCGATCGAATGA